A single window of Verrucomicrobium sp. DNA harbors:
- the panB gene encoding 3-methyl-2-oxobutanoate hydroxymethyltransferase: MPSKITPSDLRAMKARGEKIAALTAYDYPTARLLDEAGIPFILVGDSLGMVVLGYEDTTSVTLADMIHHTRPVARAVKEAFVVADLPYRTYGDAAQALAAARALVDAGADAVKLEGGRDFLPQVKAIVGAGIPLVGHLGMLPQSVREEGGYRVKGKNGEEAARIEADAAALEEAGASAVVLELVVPAVAEAVSRRLSIPTIGIGAGQACDGQILVVHDLMGLFPWFRPKFAQPEAELGAALREAAVRYRLRTAGTAAAAQ, encoded by the coding sequence ATGCCCTCTAAGATTACCCCCTCCGACCTGCGCGCCATGAAGGCGCGGGGTGAAAAGATCGCCGCCTTGACCGCGTACGATTACCCCACCGCCCGTCTTCTGGATGAGGCGGGGATCCCGTTCATCCTCGTCGGCGACTCCCTGGGCATGGTCGTCCTGGGCTATGAGGATACGACCTCCGTGACCCTGGCCGACATGATCCACCATACCCGTCCCGTGGCCCGGGCGGTGAAGGAAGCCTTCGTCGTCGCCGACCTGCCCTACCGCACCTACGGCGACGCGGCCCAGGCACTGGCCGCCGCCCGCGCCCTCGTCGATGCGGGGGCCGACGCGGTGAAACTGGAGGGCGGGCGCGACTTCCTGCCGCAGGTAAAGGCCATCGTCGGCGCGGGCATCCCTCTTGTCGGCCATCTCGGCATGCTCCCCCAGTCGGTCCGGGAAGAAGGCGGCTACCGAGTGAAAGGAAAGAACGGGGAGGAGGCCGCGCGGATCGAGGCCGACGCGGCCGCGCTGGAGGAGGCGGGCGCCTCCGCCGTCGTCCTGGAGCTGGTCGTCCCCGCCGTGGCGGAGGCCGTCAGCCGCCGTCTTTCCATCCCCACCATCGGTATCGGCGCGGGCCAGGCCTGCGACGGGCAGATCCTCGTCGTCCACGATTTGATGGGCCTTTTCCCCTGGTTCCGCCCGAAGTTCGCCCAGCCGGAGGCCGAGTTGGGCGCGGCCCTGCGGGAAGCCGCCGTCCGCTACCGCCTGCGGACGGCCGGAACGGCGG
- the folK gene encoding 2-amino-4-hydroxy-6-hydroxymethyldihydropteridine diphosphokinase — protein sequence MKAGIALGSNLGNRARHIARGMAFLQSLSSGHFRASSVVETAPVDCPEESGAFLNAVAEIDYDGTARALFERLKTFEREEGRTESVRNAPRPLDLDLLYFGQERIEEGDLIVPHPRMAHRRFVLEPLSEIVPDLVLPGRASTISQLLHAL from the coding sequence TTGAAAGCGGGCATCGCACTCGGCTCCAACCTGGGCAACCGCGCCCGTCACATCGCGCGCGGCATGGCCTTTCTGCAAAGCCTTTCCAGCGGCCATTTCCGCGCCTCTTCCGTGGTGGAGACGGCCCCCGTCGATTGCCCGGAAGAGTCCGGCGCCTTCCTCAATGCCGTGGCGGAGATCGACTATGACGGCACCGCCCGAGCCCTTTTTGAGCGGCTTAAAACCTTCGAGCGGGAAGAAGGCCGCACGGAGAGTGTCCGCAACGCGCCCCGGCCCCTCGACCTGGACCTCCTTTACTTCGGCCAGGAGCGGATCGAGGAAGGGGACCTGATCGTCCCGCATCCCCGGATGGCCCATCGGCGCTTCGTCCTGGAACCGCTTTCCGAAATCGTCCCTGACCTGGTCCTGCCCGGACGGGCCTCCACCATTTCCCAGCTTCTTCATGCCCTCTAA
- the bamE gene encoding outer membrane protein assembly factor BamE, translated as MRARVLFLSALLLTACLGPTQANLDRVRPGMSPVEVRALLGKPDRVESSETIGAAGLVYFYGKDVRVVFLNRAVLSKEGRF; from the coding sequence ATGCGAGCCCGCGTTCTCTTTCTTTCCGCCCTTCTTTTGACCGCCTGCCTCGGGCCGACGCAGGCGAATCTCGACCGCGTCCGCCCCGGCATGAGCCCGGTGGAGGTCCGGGCTCTCCTGGGCAAGCCGGACCGCGTGGAGAGCAGTGAGACGATCGGCGCGGCAGGCCTCGTCTATTTCTATGGAAAGGACGTGCGGGTCGTCTTTCTCAACCGCGCCGTCCTTTCCAAAGAGGGCCGGTTTTAG